In Nicotiana tabacum cultivar K326 chromosome 2, ASM71507v2, whole genome shotgun sequence, the following proteins share a genomic window:
- the LOC107790105 gene encoding uncharacterized protein LOC107790105 translates to MLKGKGTSVVDEMGSSRSKGFLNMKPPVFTGSRKDEDPKNIIDDVKKIFQVMHAIDTEASELVVYQLKDVANTWYETREESQWEDAAPTTWKEFAEAFLEHFLPIEVLEAKALEFERLKQNDMSVNEYYLKFVSLAKYAPEMVCDMRARVRWFVLGLLDDLFTDANIVVQNSDMTITKMGHFLRDYPLAKQNNGGNVAQSTNLAAPQNFQAQQGCGATKSGNTGGGRNHLYALVGRQDIKARGDVVTSMLTVFTFDVYAFMDSGSTLSYVTPYIAMKFGIEPEKLCEPFEVSTIVGESVIARRIYSGCPFKVYHRPTVADLVEFEMADFDVIMGMDWLCHSGL, encoded by the exons ATGCTCAAAGGCAAGGGAACAAGTGTTGTTGATGAGATGGGTAGTTCCAGGTCTAAGGGATTCCTCAACATGAAACCTCCAGTTTTCACAGGGTCCAGAAAGGATGAGGATCCGAAAAACATCATTGATGATGTTAAAAAGATATTTCAAGTGATGCATGCTATAGACACTGAGGCATCAGAGCTTGTTGTGTACCAGCTAAAGGATGTTGCTAACACTTGGTATGAAACACGGGAAGAGTCCCAATGGGAGGATGCGGCTCCTACAACTTGGAAGGAATTTGCAGAGGCGTTTCTTGAGCATTTTCTACCCATTGAGGTCTTGGAAGCTAAGGCTTTAGAGTTTGAGAGACTCAAACAGAATGATATGAGTGTAAATGAGTACTACCTCAAATTCGTCTCTCTAGCCAAATATGCTCCAGAAATGGTATGTGATATGAGGGCCAGAGTTAGGTGGTTTGTTTTGGGGCTTTTGGATGACCTATTTACTGATGCTAATATAGTTGTTCAGAACAGTGACATGACCATTACTAAAATG GGCCACTTCTTGAGGGATTATCCATTAGCAAAGCAGAACAATGGAGGCAATGTAGCTCAGTCCACTAATTTAGCAGCCCCTCAGAACTTTCAGGCCCAACAAGGGTGTGGTGCAACAAAGTCTGGTAATACGGGTGGTGGTCGGAACCACTTGTATGCGCTGGTAGGCCGTCAGGATATAAAGGCTCGTGGAGATGTTGTCACAAGTATGCTAACAGTCTTCACCTTTGATGTTTACGCTTTTATGGATTCGGGATCCACCTTATCTTATGTAACCCCATATATTGCTAtgaaatttgggatagaaccagaaaagTTGTGTGAACCCTTTGAAGTGTCCACTATAGTTGGAGAATCTGTTATAGCTAGACGTATCTATAGTGGATGTCCATTTAAAGTGTATCATCGCCCTACTGTAGCAGACTTAGTAGAATTTGAGATGGCAGACTTCGATGTAatcatgggcatggattggttatgcCACAGTGGGTTGTAG